From the genome of Psychrilyobacter atlanticus DSM 19335, one region includes:
- the rsfS gene encoding ribosome silencing factor has product MLEKLEKIVEAIESKKGQELIILDFQGKNSLCDYAVICTGSSNRNIRAISEEVEVKLMELDERRLHIEGQDEAHWVLIDGDDVMVHVLDQETRDLYRLEELWGYANVVFPRLDA; this is encoded by the coding sequence ATGTTAGAGAAATTAGAAAAGATAGTCGAAGCTATTGAAAGCAAGAAGGGACAAGAGTTAATAATCCTTGATTTTCAAGGAAAAAACTCACTATGTGATTATGCTGTAATATGTACAGGATCATCTAATAGAAATATAAGGGCTATCTCAGAGGAAGTAGAAGTTAAATTAATGGAATTGGATGAAAGAAGACTGCATATAGAAGGACAGGATGAAGCTCATTGGGTATTGATTGATGGGGATGATGTAATGGTACATGTTCTAGATCAAGAGACAAGAGATCTTTATAGATTAGAGGAGTTATGGGGATATGCTAATGTAGTTTTCCCTAGATTAGATGCTTAA
- the mrdA gene encoding penicillin-binding protein 2 codes for MKLKRKMLSVKLKRSEKGRGENFLIIVAIIYSLIFARLFFMQIVKVEKYKKMSNKNSIKVKRINGYRGKIYDSEGKLLVNNEAGYRLVYLNERKYDEKKLDEMSKLLGYDKEVIEKKIKYGEIYNYTRENVIFDDISKEKAHKIIEKNSDYPYLEVQIYSKRKYLHDSLGSHILGYVRNVSSAEYEKMKDSGYKKDDIIGKQGIEKEYEPYLRGENGYRYIEVNAHNRFVKTLEEKSPKIGDDIYLTVDFDLQQKITDYMNKRKMKGAFVAIEPKTGRIITMVSNPEYPLNTIISRMTTKEWDDIMFNKDRPLENRAITGRYPPGSIFKVLSALAFLEEGMNPNKEFFDPGYYQIGKWKWRSWKRGGHGYTNLSKSLIESVNYYYYRAADKYGRKKMLEVADAFGIGRKTGVDIPGEKPGLLPDNDWKKSKLKEPWYTGDSINLSIGQGYLLVTPLQMAKAYSILANKGYTYTPHLVEKIVTEEGKIKEIKGEREEVKYNKRYMEEIKEALVQTVEAKDGTAKRLRTEGVRVAAKTGSAQNSKYKKPHSWVSGYFPADKPEIAFTAFIEGGGSGGKDAAEVAKIFVDAYLEKEKKNKK; via the coding sequence ATGAAATTAAAAAGAAAAATGCTATCGGTAAAATTAAAAAGATCGGAAAAAGGAAGGGGAGAAAACTTCCTAATAATAGTTGCAATAATATATAGTTTGATCTTTGCACGACTTTTTTTTATGCAGATAGTAAAAGTAGAAAAATATAAAAAGATGTCTAATAAAAACAGTATTAAAGTAAAGAGAATAAACGGTTATCGTGGTAAAATATACGATTCAGAGGGAAAACTCTTAGTAAATAATGAAGCTGGATATAGATTAGTTTATCTAAATGAAAGAAAATATGATGAAAAAAAATTAGATGAGATGTCAAAACTTTTGGGATATGACAAAGAAGTGATAGAGAAGAAGATAAAGTATGGAGAAATCTATAATTATACTCGAGAAAATGTTATTTTTGATGATATTTCCAAAGAAAAAGCTCATAAGATAATAGAGAAAAATTCAGATTACCCATATTTAGAAGTTCAAATTTATTCTAAAAGAAAATATCTTCATGATTCCTTGGGATCTCATATTTTGGGGTATGTAAGAAACGTTTCTTCGGCTGAATATGAAAAAATGAAGGACAGCGGGTATAAAAAAGATGATATAATAGGGAAACAAGGAATTGAAAAAGAATATGAACCATATCTCAGAGGAGAAAATGGATATAGATATATTGAGGTAAACGCACATAACAGGTTTGTTAAAACTTTAGAAGAGAAAAGTCCTAAAATAGGAGATGATATCTATCTTACTGTAGATTTTGATCTTCAACAAAAAATAACTGATTACATGAACAAAAGAAAGATGAAGGGTGCTTTCGTCGCTATAGAACCAAAAACAGGTAGAATAATAACTATGGTAAGTAATCCTGAATATCCGCTAAATACTATAATTTCTAGAATGACAACTAAGGAATGGGACGATATCATGTTCAATAAAGATAGACCTTTAGAAAACAGAGCTATAACGGGTAGATATCCGCCAGGTTCAATATTTAAAGTTTTATCGGCCCTTGCTTTTTTAGAGGAAGGAATGAATCCTAACAAGGAATTCTTTGATCCTGGATACTACCAAATAGGTAAGTGGAAGTGGAGAAGTTGGAAAAGAGGAGGACATGGATATACAAACCTATCCAAATCTCTGATAGAATCTGTAAACTATTACTACTATAGAGCAGCAGACAAATATGGAAGAAAGAAGATGCTAGAAGTGGCGGATGCTTTTGGAATAGGTAGAAAAACAGGAGTAGATATCCCGGGAGAAAAACCAGGACTTTTGCCAGATAACGATTGGAAAAAAAGTAAATTAAAGGAACCTTGGTATACAGGGGACTCTATAAATTTGTCGATAGGACAGGGATACTTATTAGTAACCCCCCTTCAAATGGCAAAAGCTTATTCGATATTAGCTAATAAGGGGTATACTTATACTCCACACTTAGTTGAAAAAATAGTAACTGAAGAAGGAAAAATAAAGGAAATAAAAGGAGAGAGGGAGGAAGTAAAGTACAATAAGAGGTATATGGAAGAGATTAAAGAAGCCTTGGTACAAACTGTAGAAGCTAAAGATGGAACTGCAAAAAGATTGAGGACAGAGGGAGTAAGGGTGGCCGCTAAAACTGGGTCAGCTCAAAACTCAAAATATAAGAAGCCTCACTCTTGGGTTTCAGGCTATTTTCCAGCTGATAAGCCAGAAATAGCATTTACAGCTTTTATAGAAGGTGGCGGGTCCGGAGGTAAAGATGCAGCCGAAGTAGCCAAAATCTTTGTAGATGCTTATTTAGAAAAGGAAAAAAAGAATAAAAAATAA
- a CDS encoding ribonuclease J: MNKSLSDNPVKRVKSFFKRPKKTDVETVEKSEKLKNLEKLEKSKIVEVKKETVAKDSIKDIKHRKKVHKGPKKIVTNEKDTPKPKKKEEKLFVIPLGGLDEIGKNMTLFQYRDEIVIIDAGIAFPDEALPGIDVVIPDYSYIASNKDKIKALLITHGHEDHIGGTPYLYQTIDHNVPMYGGKLALALAKSKFEKSSFGKFTPKMKEARGRSKFKIGKYFEVEFISVTHSIADAYAICIKTPAGKVLHTGDFKIDLTPVDGDGVDFSRLARLGDEGVDLLLSDSTNSELEGYTPSERSVGESIRKEFEKATGRVIIASFASHIYRLQQIVNEAHRVNRKIAVEGRSMVKVFDIASKLGYLKLPEGIMVSLKQIEKLPDEKAVLLCTGTQGEPLAALSRIAKNMHKHIKIRKGDTVIISATPIPGNERAVYNNINNLLKNDADVVFKKIAGIHVSGHGSQDEQKLMLNLVRPKNFMPVHGDYKMLIAHKKTGMETGIPEERIIIATNGSRVEVTKSYAKLAGKVTSGITLVDGLGVGDIGKIVLRDRQQLAEDGVVIIVLTIDKTTGKLLAGPDIVTRGFVYSKDADIMINEAKVIIREKIVALKEEDAKNWSTLKTITKDTANKFFYEKIKRSPIILPIVMEV, from the coding sequence ATGAATAAATCTTTATCTGATAATCCTGTAAAAAGAGTCAAAAGTTTTTTTAAAAGACCAAAAAAAACTGATGTTGAGACTGTGGAAAAATCAGAAAAATTAAAAAATCTAGAAAAATTAGAAAAATCAAAAATTGTAGAAGTAAAAAAAGAGACAGTAGCTAAAGATTCTATAAAGGATATAAAACATAGAAAAAAGGTTCATAAAGGACCTAAAAAAATAGTTACAAATGAGAAAGATACTCCTAAACCTAAGAAAAAAGAGGAAAAATTATTCGTTATACCTCTAGGTGGTTTAGATGAGATTGGGAAAAATATGACTTTATTTCAATATAGAGATGAGATCGTAATAATAGATGCAGGAATAGCATTTCCAGATGAAGCACTACCTGGAATAGATGTAGTAATTCCAGACTATAGTTATATAGCAAGTAACAAAGATAAGATCAAGGCACTTTTAATCACTCATGGTCATGAGGATCATATCGGTGGAACGCCGTATCTTTATCAAACTATTGACCATAATGTACCTATGTATGGTGGTAAATTAGCACTGGCTTTAGCAAAATCTAAATTTGAAAAGTCATCTTTTGGTAAATTTACACCTAAGATGAAGGAAGCTCGTGGAAGAAGTAAATTTAAGATTGGAAAATATTTTGAAGTAGAATTCATAAGTGTGACTCATAGTATCGCAGATGCATACGCTATCTGTATAAAGACACCAGCTGGAAAAGTACTTCATACAGGAGACTTTAAAATAGACTTAACTCCAGTTGATGGTGACGGAGTAGACTTCAGTAGATTAGCTAGATTAGGAGATGAAGGAGTAGATCTTTTACTTTCAGATAGTACAAACTCGGAATTAGAGGGATACACTCCATCTGAAAGAAGTGTAGGAGAATCTATAAGAAAGGAATTTGAAAAAGCTACTGGAAGGGTAATAATAGCTTCTTTTGCATCTCATATATATAGACTTCAGCAAATTGTAAATGAAGCTCATAGAGTTAATAGAAAGATTGCTGTAGAGGGAAGAAGTATGGTAAAGGTCTTCGATATTGCTTCTAAATTAGGATATTTAAAGTTACCAGAAGGAATAATGGTAAGTTTAAAGCAGATCGAAAAATTACCGGATGAGAAAGCAGTGCTGTTATGTACTGGAACTCAAGGTGAGCCACTAGCAGCTCTATCAAGAATAGCTAAAAACATGCATAAGCATATTAAGATCAGAAAAGGCGATACAGTAATAATATCTGCAACTCCAATTCCTGGAAATGAGAGAGCAGTTTATAATAATATAAATAATTTATTAAAAAATGATGCAGATGTTGTTTTCAAAAAAATAGCTGGTATCCATGTATCTGGACATGGAAGTCAGGATGAGCAAAAATTAATGCTTAACTTAGTTAGACCTAAAAACTTTATGCCTGTACATGGAGACTATAAGATGCTTATAGCTCATAAAAAAACAGGGATGGAGACTGGAATACCTGAGGAAAGAATAATTATAGCTACAAACGGAAGCAGAGTAGAGGTAACTAAATCTTATGCTAAATTAGCAGGGAAGGTAACTTCTGGAATTACATTAGTAGATGGATTAGGAGTAGGAGATATCGGTAAGATAGTTCTTAGAGACAGGCAGCAGTTAGCTGAAGATGGTGTAGTAATAATAGTGCTTACTATCGATAAAACGACTGGTAAATTATTAGCAGGACCGGATATAGTTACTAGAGGTTTTGTTTATTCTAAAGATGCAGATATCATGATCAATGAAGCTAAGGTAATTATCAGAGAAAAAATAGTAGCTTTAAAAGAAGAGGATGCTAAAAATTGGTCAACTTTAAAAACTATAACAAAAGATACAGCTAATAAATTCTTCTATGAAAAGATCAAGAGATCACCGATCATCTTACCAATAGTAATGGAAGTTTAG
- the yhbY gene encoding ribosome assembly RNA-binding protein YhbY → MKLTSKKRAYLRKAAHDMSPLVRVGKDGFSENIVKSILDAIEKRELIKVKILQNSEVDKKELAAELAEKSGCEVVGITGRIITLYKENKDHPVVSEDLRRI, encoded by the coding sequence ATGAAATTAACAAGTAAAAAAAGAGCATATTTAAGAAAAGCAGCACATGACATGTCACCATTAGTAAGAGTAGGAAAAGATGGATTTAGTGAAAATATAGTAAAAAGTATACTAGATGCAATCGAAAAGAGAGAGTTAATCAAAGTAAAAATATTACAAAATTCAGAAGTAGATAAGAAAGAATTAGCTGCTGAATTAGCTGAAAAAAGTGGTTGTGAAGTAGTAGGAATAACAGGAAGAATTATCACTTTATACAAAGAAAATAAAGATCATCCAGTAGTATCTGAAGATCTTAGAAGAATATAA